A window of Palaemon carinicauda isolate YSFRI2023 chromosome 27, ASM3689809v2, whole genome shotgun sequence contains these coding sequences:
- the LOC137620514 gene encoding uncharacterized protein, with the protein MYPKCLRLLGFSFIIILLFESSSGCKSDPGNCDAGEDGESSVGSGGNLVEIEKEYYFILSSYNLGRSYGVFPEQYNCTVNQTCTVDSDCYQCFPNWEMAFKYGIEDVPSLPFCPNETTPILPKGLCTCGIGKCVSYSTDRASGKRFFYCGPCGYVGASCANHSCTHPLSTCKDGFCECVENGIFYNMAYCYIPYFGAKVIIQMFISTLIIVSLCGVLAYSYHRLSSSRGRYLRRFNSWRRSSVVRESPPEDTPPTYDDVVEKVPSYQDALEMENIATQGNDNPAFVDDEEGLPPPYEESISHVINPSGNSSSVATLDAATDVASVATFDAATEVASLPEDSDQPGIHSPMEDSPVNSVASEEQPIGQPIRDALGEYRRGSRSGTH; encoded by the exons ATGTATCCAAAGTGCCTGCGTCTACTCGGTTTCAGTTTCATCATCATATTGTTATTCGAGTCCAGTTCCGGGTGCAAAAGTGACCCTGGAAATTGTGACGCCGGGGAAGATGGTGAAAGTAGTGTCGGCAGTGGAGGAAACCTTGTGGAAATCGAGAAGGAATATTATTTCATCTTGAGCTCCTATAATCTGGGGAGGTCTTACG GTGTTTTTCCTGAGCAGTACAATTGCACGGTGAACCAAACATGCACAGTAGACAGCGACTGCTATCAGTGTTTCCCGAATTGGGAAATGGCTTTCAAATATGGGATTGAAGACGTCCCATCTCTACCTTTCTGTCCAA acgAAACTACTCCTATCTTACCAAAGGGCCTGTGTACCTGTGGGATTGGAAAATGTGTGTCCTACAGCACAGACAGAGCGTCCGGCAAACGATTCTTCTATTGTGGTCCGTGTG GATACGTTGGAGCGAGTTGTGCCAATCATTCATGCACTCATCCATTGTCCACGTGCAAAGATGGTTTCTGCGAATGCGTAGAAAACGGGATATTCTACAACATGGCCTATTG CTACATTCCCTACTTTGGAGCGAAGGTCATCATCCAGATGTTTATAAGCACACTCATCATCGTCTCTCTGTGCGGGGTCCTGGCATATAGCTACCACAGACTGTCAAG CTCAAGAGGAAGATACCTTAGAAGATTCAACTCTTGGCGAAGAAGCAGCGTTGTTCGAGAG AGTCCTCCAGAAGACACGCCCCCTACTTATGATGACGTGGTTGAAAAAGTCCCATCTTACCAGGATGCTCTGGAAATGGAAAAT ATTGCCACGCAAGGCAACGACAACCCAGCCTTCGTTGACGACGAAGAAGGACTACCGCCACCTTACGAGGAGAGCATTAGCCACGTCATAAACCCCTCTGGAAATTCGTCCTCTGTCGCAACCTTGGACGCTGCGACGGACGTAGCTTCTGTCGCAACCTTCGACGCTGCGACGGAAGTAGCGTCGCTTCCAGAGGACAGCGACCAGCCTGGAATACATTCTCCAATGGAAGATTCTCCAGTCAACTCAGTAGCCTCTGAAGAGCAGCCTATTGGACAACCTATAAGAGACGCTCTCGGAGAATATAGGAGAGGCAGTAGATCAGGGACACACTAA